AAACGCTTATTTCCTATGTGCTGGGGCTTGGCCGTCCCGTGTTCAGCGCGCGCGAACTAAGCGCTGTTTCGGGTAAATCCCCCTCAACCGTTTCACAGGGGCTGGCTTTTCTGCGCGGGCAGGGGCTTGTTGTAAAGGTGGCGCACGGCGTTTGGGCGGCTGGCGGTTCAATGCCCGGCCCTTATGCCGTAATAACGCATATATTACCTAAACAGCGGGCTTATGTGTCTTTTACCAGCGCTCTGTATCTGCATGGCATTATTGAGCAGATTCCGCAGTATGTCACACTGGCCTCGGTGGCGCACAGCGGGGAAATAAAAACCGGCGCGGGGATGTTTACCGTGCACCGCCTGTCGCCCTCGTTTTTCTGCGGTTTCGGCTGGCGCGAAGGGGCTGGCGGCTTTCTTTTGGCCGAGCCCGAAAAGGCCCTTGTTGACTGTCTTTATGTTTCCGCTTTCCGCAAACGGCAGTTCTCCCATTTTCCGGAATTACGTTTCTCCGCAGGCTTCAGCTTCAGGAAAGCTTACGGCTGGGTTGCCGCCCTAAAAAGCCGCAAAGCGGCCGCGCACGCGCGCCGCCGGCTTGATCTGATTGCAGAGGCCGCCCGGCTCCGGCGCGGTTTAAAAAAGTCCGGCTCCCGGTATCCTTA
This Elusimicrobiota bacterium DNA region includes the following protein-coding sequences:
- a CDS encoding ArsR family transcriptional regulator, with protein sequence MNLKKTMAKKTLISYVLGLGRPVFSARELSAVSGKSPSTVSQGLAFLRGQGLVVKVAHGVWAAGGSMPGPYAVITHILPKQRAYVSFTSALYLHGIIEQIPQYVTLASVAHSGEIKTGAGMFTVHRLSPSFFCGFGWREGAGGFLLAEPEKALVDCLYVSAFRKRQFSHFPELRFSAGFSFRKAYGWVAALKSRKAAAHARRRLDLIAEAARLRRGLKKSGSRYP